In one Neobacillus sp. CF12 genomic region, the following are encoded:
- a CDS encoding transporter, with product MAFLPPHGPMRQQPQSPPPTYIPTKPSVSYIIDCINQNTYVWLINGEGFWFYPTRIEYGEVSGYRWNGAFWMFYGIDPRFIDAVACNPFPTLY from the coding sequence ATGGCATTTTTGCCGCCTCACGGTCCAATGAGACAACAACCACAATCGCCTCCCCCAACATACATTCCAACAAAACCTTCGGTATCCTATATTATTGACTGTATAAACCAAAATACTTATGTTTGGCTTATAAACGGGGAAGGCTTTTGGTTTTATCCAACACGTATCGAGTATGGTGAAGTTTCTGGTTATAGATGGAACGGTGCCTTCTGGATGTTTTATGGAATTGATCCAAGATTTATTGATGCTGTTGCCTGTAATCCTTTTCCTACCCTTTACTAA